Proteins from a genomic interval of Clostridium sp. M62/1:
- a CDS encoding ATP-binding protein, which produces MRFLDLYIKGFGKFHDTFLSFEDGLNIVYGKNEAGKSTIHTFIRGMLFGIERQRGRAAKNDLYSKYEPWENSSTYEGQLRLESDGVVYRFERSFQKNKKGFIVINETAGREVEPTKAFMDELLCGLSETAYNNTISIGQLKSATEDGMISELKNYIANMNTSGNMALNITRATAYLKNQKRQFESQLMPEAARTYTSLLGEIKNLEREISSPEYENQLRSFTRERSELKAAIEKKQAERDELLHRIEKGRKALAEFEFTDAQSVSSYLDHAEDIYRQYREAAAGAEKKSLRILGGLFAGAGFLLLLAAAYFFYWGFVPDNTLLPWMPQEIDALLSASAVSCAAAVSFFAAVILRLKIRQSKKTASLCASTLTEIFRRHLGDQTVGENAMEALRARMEEFVRLCHMLSRSEEAVRQQRDMVEQLQVRQNECSETIERQQRIQWELEKKLEHLAELKDQAAALRQIIAENDRIREEIAAIEMAQDTMKELSMSIRDSFGLYLNKAASELISGITGGLYSSMSIDENLNAFLNTKRKLIPLEQVSSGTADQIYLALRLAAAKFIQNGRDAMPLIFDDSFVLYDDDRLKTALKWLTKAYSGQIIVFTCHKRELAILDQEGIAHHVVRI; this is translated from the coding sequence ATGCGTTTTCTCGATTTATACATAAAGGGATTTGGAAAATTTCACGATACCTTCCTCTCCTTCGAGGACGGCCTTAACATCGTCTACGGAAAAAACGAGGCCGGGAAGTCCACCATTCACACCTTTATCCGCGGAATGCTCTTCGGCATCGAGCGTCAGAGGGGAAGGGCCGCCAAAAATGACCTCTACAGCAAATATGAGCCGTGGGAGAACAGCTCCACCTACGAGGGGCAGCTGCGCCTTGAGTCTGACGGCGTTGTATACCGCTTTGAGAGGAGCTTTCAGAAAAACAAAAAGGGCTTTATCGTGATCAATGAGACAGCCGGCAGGGAGGTGGAGCCCACGAAGGCCTTCATGGACGAGCTCCTCTGCGGTCTCAGTGAAACAGCCTACAACAACACCATCAGCATCGGCCAGTTAAAGAGCGCAACCGAGGACGGCATGATCTCGGAGCTGAAAAACTACATTGCCAACATGAACACCTCCGGAAATATGGCTCTGAATATCACCAGGGCCACAGCCTACTTAAAAAACCAGAAGCGGCAGTTTGAGAGCCAGCTCATGCCGGAGGCCGCCAGAACCTATACCTCTCTTCTGGGGGAAATCAAAAATCTGGAAAGGGAAATTTCTTCCCCTGAGTATGAAAACCAGCTCCGGTCTTTCACCCGGGAACGCTCTGAGCTCAAAGCAGCCATTGAAAAGAAGCAGGCAGAGCGGGATGAACTTCTCCACCGCATTGAAAAGGGCCGAAAGGCCCTGGCTGAATTTGAGTTTACGGACGCCCAGTCTGTCTCCTCCTATCTGGATCATGCCGAGGACATTTACAGACAGTACAGGGAGGCCGCTGCCGGAGCGGAGAAAAAATCTCTCCGGATTCTGGGGGGACTCTTTGCAGGGGCCGGCTTTCTTCTGCTTCTGGCTGCTGCCTACTTCTTTTACTGGGGCTTTGTGCCGGACAATACGCTCCTTCCCTGGATGCCCCAGGAGATCGACGCCCTGCTGTCCGCCTCCGCCGTGTCCTGCGCAGCGGCTGTGTCCTTCTTTGCAGCCGTTATCCTGCGCCTGAAGATCCGGCAGTCAAAAAAGACGGCCTCCCTGTGCGCCTCCACCCTGACAGAAATTTTCCGGAGGCATCTGGGAGACCAAACGGTGGGTGAGAACGCCATGGAGGCTCTCCGTGCCAGAATGGAGGAGTTTGTAAGGCTGTGCCATATGCTCTCCCGCTCAGAGGAGGCTGTGAGACAGCAGAGGGATATGGTAGAGCAGCTGCAGGTTCGACAGAATGAATGCTCAGAGACCATTGAACGCCAGCAGAGGATCCAGTGGGAGCTGGAAAAGAAGCTGGAACACCTGGCGGAGCTTAAGGATCAGGCCGCTGCCCTGCGCCAGATTATCGCTGAAAATGACAGAATCAGGGAAGAGATCGCAGCCATTGAGATGGCTCAGGATACTATGAAGGAGCTGTCCATGTCCATCCGCGACTCCTTCGGACTCTATCTCAACAAGGCGGCCTCTGAACTCATAAGCGGGATTACAGGAGGGCTATACAGCAGCATGAGCATCGACGAGAACCTGAACGCCTTCCTCAACACGAAAAGGAAGCTGATCCCTCTCGAACAGGTGAGCAGCGGAACGGCTGACCAGATTTACCTGGCTCTCAGGCTGGCGGCTGCCAAGTTTATCCAGAACGGGCGGGATGCCATGCCCCTGATCTTTGATGACAGCTTCGTCCTCTACGACGACGACCGGCTTAAAACGGCCTTAAAGTGGCTTACAAAAGCCTACAGCGGCCAGATTATCGTGTTTACCTGCCATAAGAGAGAGCTGGCAATCCTCGATCAGGAGGGAATTGCCCACCACGTAGTTCGGATATAA
- a CDS encoding metallophosphoesterase family protein — protein MKFIHTGDIHWGMAPDSDKPWSRERARDIRETFAAIIGKARELSVDFLFIAGDLFHRQPLLKDLKEVNYLFSTIPDVRVVLIAGNHDRVRKNSAVLSFTWASNVTFLADEEFSSVYFEELHTEVTGFSYWSAEIAEARLNDLSAPDDGLIHILLGHGGDVKHVPVDREALLRAGFSYVALGHIHKPEISQSLRLAWCGSPEPLDKTETGRHGIIYGEISETSLRVTNLEFIPMAKIQYIPLMVNVTPGTTNTELFLRMSQEIEKRGTEHIYRFRIRGMRDPDISFDLESLMMRYRIADILDESEPQYDFSALFAEHPSDMIGFYIQALQKPDMSPVEKKALYYGIHALLLTTDERS, from the coding sequence TTGAAATTTATCCATACGGGGGATATTCACTGGGGAATGGCTCCTGACAGTGACAAGCCCTGGAGCAGGGAGCGGGCCAGGGATATCCGCGAAACCTTTGCCGCCATTATCGGCAAGGCCAGAGAGCTGTCTGTGGATTTTCTCTTTATCGCAGGCGATCTGTTTCACCGGCAGCCGCTCTTAAAGGACTTGAAGGAGGTGAATTATCTCTTCTCCACCATTCCCGACGTGCGGGTGGTTTTGATTGCTGGAAATCATGACCGGGTGAGAAAAAACTCTGCTGTCCTGAGCTTTACCTGGGCGTCCAATGTGACATTTCTGGCAGACGAGGAGTTCTCCTCCGTCTATTTTGAGGAGCTGCACACAGAGGTCACAGGCTTTTCCTACTGGAGCGCAGAGATTGCCGAAGCAAGGCTGAACGATTTATCAGCGCCTGACGACGGTCTGATCCACATTCTTCTCGGCCACGGAGGGGATGTGAAGCATGTCCCTGTGGACCGGGAGGCTCTGCTTCGGGCAGGCTTTTCCTATGTGGCCCTGGGCCATATCCACAAACCTGAAATTTCCCAGAGCCTCCGCCTTGCCTGGTGCGGCTCTCCCGAGCCTCTTGACAAGACGGAAACAGGGCGGCACGGAATCATCTATGGAGAGATCAGCGAGACAAGCCTTCGGGTAACCAACCTGGAATTTATCCCCATGGCTAAGATTCAGTATATTCCCCTGATGGTAAATGTGACCCCAGGCACCACCAACACGGAGCTGTTTCTGCGCATGTCCCAGGAGATAGAAAAACGGGGCACAGAACATATTTACCGGTTCCGCATCCGCGGCATGAGAGATCCCGACATCTCCTTTGATCTGGAGTCTCTGATGATGCGCTACCGGATTGCGGATATCCTAGACGAGTCGGAGCCGCAGTACGATTTCAGCGCCCTTTTTGCGGAGCATCCCAGCGATATGATCGGTTTTTATATCCAGGCGCTGCAGAAGCCGGACATGAGCCCTGTAGAGAAAAAAGCCCTCTACTACGGCATCCACGCCCTGCTTCTGACTACAGACGAAAGGAGCTAG
- the asnS gene encoding asparagine--tRNA ligase, whose translation MDLITVREIYRDREKFLGKEIRIGGWVRSVRDSKTFGFIVVSDGSYFETLQVVYHDNMENFSEISKLNVGAAILVKGTLVATPEAKQPFEIQATEVLVEGASSPDYPLQKKRHSLEYLRTISHLRPRTNTFQAVFRVRSLIAYAIHQYFQERDFVYVHTPLITGSDCEGAGEMFQVTTMDLANVPKASDGSVDFSQDFFGKPTNLTVSGQLNAETYAMAFRNVYTFGPTFRAENSNTTRHAAEFWMIEPEMAFADLNDNMALAESMLKYVIRYVLEHAPEEMNFFNQFIDKGLLDRLNHVLNSEFGHVTYTEAVKLLEEHNDEFDYKVFWGCDLQTEHERYLTEQIFKRPVFVTDYPKEIKAFYMKMNEDGKTVAAMDCLVPGIGEIIGGSQREDDYEKLLARMDELGLKKEDYGFYLDLRKYGSVRHSGFGLGFERCVMYLTGMGNIRDVIPFPRTVNNCEL comes from the coding sequence ATGGATTTAATTACCGTTAGAGAGATTTACAGGGACAGGGAAAAATTCCTTGGAAAAGAAATCCGGATCGGCGGATGGGTGAGAAGCGTCCGCGATTCCAAAACCTTTGGCTTTATCGTAGTCAGCGACGGAAGCTACTTTGAAACGCTTCAGGTCGTTTACCATGACAATATGGAAAATTTCAGCGAGATCAGCAAGCTGAATGTAGGAGCGGCTATACTCGTAAAGGGAACTCTCGTCGCCACACCGGAGGCCAAGCAGCCCTTTGAGATCCAGGCCACAGAGGTTTTAGTGGAGGGAGCATCCTCCCCTGACTACCCGCTTCAGAAGAAACGCCACAGCCTTGAGTATCTGAGAACCATCTCCCATCTGCGTCCGAGGACGAACACCTTCCAGGCTGTGTTCCGCGTGCGTTCCCTGATCGCCTACGCCATCCACCAGTATTTCCAGGAGAGGGACTTTGTCTATGTCCACACGCCTCTGATTACGGGAAGCGACTGCGAGGGCGCAGGAGAGATGTTCCAGGTGACAACCATGGATCTGGCCAATGTTCCCAAAGCTTCCGACGGTTCTGTAGACTTCTCCCAGGACTTCTTTGGAAAGCCCACAAACCTGACGGTCAGCGGCCAGCTGAACGCGGAGACCTACGCCATGGCCTTCCGGAATGTCTACACCTTCGGCCCCACCTTCCGCGCTGAGAACTCCAACACCACCCGCCATGCGGCTGAATTCTGGATGATCGAGCCGGAGATGGCATTCGCCGATCTGAACGACAATATGGCTCTTGCAGAGAGCATGTTAAAATATGTGATCCGCTACGTGCTGGAGCACGCACCGGAGGAGATGAACTTCTTCAACCAGTTTATTGACAAGGGACTGCTCGACCGGCTGAACCACGTATTAAACTCCGAGTTCGGCCATGTGACCTACACAGAGGCCGTGAAGCTTCTGGAGGAGCACAACGACGAGTTTGATTACAAGGTATTCTGGGGCTGCGACCTGCAGACAGAGCATGAGCGCTACCTGACAGAGCAGATCTTCAAGCGCCCTGTATTTGTTACAGATTATCCGAAGGAGATCAAGGCCTTCTATATGAAGATGAATGAGGACGGAAAGACTGTAGCCGCCATGGACTGCCTGGTACCTGGAATCGGAGAGATCATCGGAGGAAGCCAGAGAGAGGACGACTATGAGAAGCTCCTTGCCCGCATGGATGAGCTGGGTCTTAAGAAGGAGGACTACGGCTTCTATCTGGATCTGAGGAAATACGGTTCTGTGCGCCACTCCGGCTTCGGACTGGGCTTTGAGCGCTGCGTTATGTACCTGACCGGAATGGGCAACATCCGCGACGTAATCCCATTCCCGAGAACCGTCAACAACTGTGAGCTGTAA
- a CDS encoding glucose-1-phosphate adenylyltransferase, which translates to MIKKEMIAMLLAGGQGSRLGVLTQKVAKPAVSFGGKYRIIDFPLSNCINSGVDTVGVLTQYQPLRLNAHIGIGIPWDLDRNVGGVTVLPPYERSKGSDWYTGTANAIYQNLEYMETYNPDYVLILSGDHIYKMDYEVMLEYHKANNADVTIAAMPVPIEEASRFGILITDDKNRITEFEEKPANPRSNLASMGIYIFSWPVLRDALIKLSEEPGCDFGKHVIPYCFSSGKRIFAYEYNGYWKDVGTLGSYWEANMELIDIIPEFNLYEEYWRIYTKSDIIPPQYISSDARIERSIIGEGSEIYGEVTNSVVGAGVTIGEGAVVRDSIIMKGSVIGAGTVVDKAIVAEDVVIGQNAQIGVGDYAPSKYDPKVYQFDLVTIGEHSIIPDGVKVGRNTAISGETESSDYHGGLLESGDYIIKAGGVQ; encoded by the coding sequence GTGATCAAAAAAGAAATGATTGCTATGCTTTTAGCAGGTGGGCAGGGCAGCCGCCTGGGCGTTCTGACACAGAAAGTGGCAAAGCCGGCGGTTTCCTTTGGCGGAAAGTACAGGATTATTGACTTCCCGCTCAGCAACTGTATTAATTCGGGAGTTGACACGGTGGGAGTTCTTACTCAGTATCAGCCGCTGCGTCTGAACGCCCACATCGGAATTGGTATTCCGTGGGATCTGGACCGCAATGTTGGAGGGGTTACCGTCCTTCCGCCGTATGAGAGGAGCAAGGGAAGCGACTGGTATACAGGAACGGCCAACGCTATTTATCAGAATCTGGAATATATGGAAACGTATAATCCGGACTATGTGCTGATCCTTTCCGGCGATCATATTTATAAGATGGACTACGAAGTGATGCTGGAATATCACAAGGCAAACAATGCGGATGTCACGATCGCAGCTATGCCTGTACCGATTGAAGAGGCAAGCCGTTTCGGAATCCTGATCACAGATGATAAAAACCGCATTACGGAATTTGAAGAGAAACCTGCTAACCCGAGAAGCAATCTGGCGTCCATGGGAATTTATATTTTCAGCTGGCCTGTACTTCGTGACGCTCTTATTAAGCTCTCAGAGGAACCAGGCTGCGACTTCGGAAAACATGTCATCCCTTACTGCTTCTCGTCCGGAAAGAGAATATTCGCCTATGAGTACAACGGTTACTGGAAGGATGTGGGAACTCTCGGCTCCTACTGGGAAGCAAATATGGAGCTGATAGATATTATTCCCGAGTTTAATCTGTATGAGGAGTACTGGAGAATCTACACAAAGAGCGATATTATTCCGCCCCAGTATATATCCTCCGATGCCAGGATTGAGAGAAGCATCATAGGAGAGGGCTCTGAGATTTACGGCGAAGTGACTAACTCCGTAGTAGGAGCAGGCGTCACCATCGGCGAAGGGGCAGTGGTGAGGGATTCCATCATAATGAAGGGAAGTGTGATTGGCGCAGGCACGGTTGTGGACAAGGCTATAGTTGCCGAAGATGTGGTGATCGGCCAGAATGCACAGATCGGCGTAGGCGATTATGCTCCCAGCAAATATGATCCGAAAGTATATCAGTTTGACCTTGTGACCATCGGTGAACATTCCATCATTCCCGACGGCGTGAAGGTGGGAAGGAACACTGCTATCTCAGGTGAGACAGAGAGCTCAGATTATCATGGCGGATTACTGGAAAGCGGAGACTATATCATAAAGGCAGGTGGAGTACAATGA
- the glgD gene encoding glucose-1-phosphate adenylyltransferase subunit GlgD, protein MRAIGIVLAGGNSKRMKELSNKRAIAAMPVAGSFRSVDFVLSNMSNSHIQSVAVLTQYNSRSLNEHLSSSKWWDFGRKQGGMYVFTPTITAEHSDWYRGTADALYQNLDFLKKSHEPYVVIAGGDCIYKLDYHKVLEYHIEKKADITIVCKDVGPEEDTTRFGLVKTNEEGRIIDFEEKPMLATSNTISCGIYVIRRRQLIELLERCAAEDRYDFVTDILVRYKNLKRIYAYKLDSYWSNIASVDSYYKTNMDFLKPEVRHYFFREYPEIYSKVDDLPPAKYNPGAEVKNSLVSSGCILNGTVENSVLFKKVYIGNNCVIKNSIILNDVYIGDNTVIENCIVESRDTIRANTTHIGAPDNVKIVIEKNERFTI, encoded by the coding sequence ATGAGAGCGATCGGTATTGTTTTAGCAGGCGGAAACAGCAAGAGAATGAAAGAACTATCCAACAAGAGGGCAATCGCTGCCATGCCGGTGGCAGGAAGCTTCCGAAGCGTTGACTTTGTACTCAGCAATATGAGCAACTCCCATATCCAGAGTGTGGCTGTGCTTACCCAGTACAATTCCCGTTCCCTGAATGAGCATTTAAGTTCTTCCAAGTGGTGGGATTTCGGAAGAAAACAGGGAGGCATGTATGTGTTCACCCCCACAATCACGGCAGAGCACAGCGACTGGTACAGGGGAACGGCTGACGCCCTCTACCAGAATCTGGATTTTCTTAAAAAGAGCCATGAGCCATATGTGGTGATTGCAGGAGGAGACTGTATTTACAAGCTGGATTACCACAAGGTTCTGGAGTATCATATTGAAAAGAAGGCCGACATCACCATTGTGTGCAAGGATGTAGGGCCGGAAGAGGATACCACCCGATTCGGACTTGTCAAGACAAACGAGGAGGGACGGATCATTGACTTTGAGGAGAAGCCGATGCTTGCCACCTCCAACACGATTTCCTGCGGCATCTATGTAATCAGAAGACGCCAGCTCATTGAACTTCTGGAGCGCTGCGCTGCTGAAGACAGATATGATTTCGTGACGGATATTCTGGTGCGCTATAAGAATTTAAAGAGAATTTACGCATACAAGCTGGATTCTTACTGGAGCAATATTGCTTCTGTAGATTCCTATTACAAGACGAATATGGATTTCTTAAAGCCGGAGGTAAGGCATTACTTCTTCCGTGAGTATCCTGAAATTTATTCCAAGGTAGACGATCTTCCGCCTGCCAAGTACAATCCGGGAGCGGAGGTAAAGAACAGTCTTGTTTCCAGCGGCTGTATTCTGAACGGAACCGTTGAAAACTCCGTCCTCTTTAAAAAGGTCTATATCGGAAACAACTGTGTGATTAAGAATTCGATTATTCTGAATGATGTGTATATCGGTGATAACACAGTTATTGAAAACTGTATCGTAGAAAGCCGCGATACCATTCGTGCAAACACTACGCATATCGGGGCGCCGGATAATGTAAAGATTGTGATTGAGAAAAACGAGCGCTTTACCATATAG
- the spoVG gene encoding septation regulator SpoVG translates to MQITDVRVRRIEKEGKMRAIVSITLDNEFVVHDIKVIEGEKGLFIAMPSRRATDGEYRDIAHPINSSTRDMIQKVILEKYEQTAEELAQNEPEA, encoded by the coding sequence ATGCAGATTACAGATGTGAGAGTAAGACGGATTGAAAAGGAAGGCAAGATGAGAGCGATTGTGTCCATCACACTGGACAATGAGTTTGTCGTCCACGACATCAAAGTAATTGAGGGGGAGAAGGGACTTTTCATTGCCATGCCGAGCCGCAGGGCCACTGACGGCGAGTACAGGGACATCGCTCATCCGATCAACTCTTCGACAAGAGATATGATCCAGAAGGTGATTCTCGAGAAATACGAGCAGACGGCAGAGGAGCTTGCACAGAACGAGCCGGAAGCATAG
- a CDS encoding Na+/H+ antiporter NhaC family protein, whose product MSGTVFSLLPPVAAIGLALLTKEVYLSLLIGILAGCFLFSGANPIHAVETMTGIMGGKIGENVNILLFLSFLGIIVALITRSGASRAYGEWASGAIKTRRGALLASMFLGALIFVDDYFNCLTVGTVMRPVTDKHRISRAKLAYIIDATAAPVCIIAPISSWAAAVGSSLPADSGVDGFSLFLHTIPFNLYAILTIIFLLFVILNDFDFAAMKRYEEEFLKTGREKTVEGETIEAGGRGKVADLAVPILVLIVLCVGAMLYTGGILEGKGVVEAFSGCDSALSLVLGSFFTLVFIFVFYLARRVLSFKDFCGTFASGIRAMIPAVMILCLAWTLSGICGEEYLNIGGYVSSVVGASPLVGALLPALLFLVAAGLSFSTGTSWGTFGILIPIAFAVVGAEDLNGLTIATSAILAGAVCGDHMSPISDTTILASAGAQCDHINHVSTQLPYVLCTAGFCVIGYLAAGLTRNGWTGTGTAAALVFVFLFWMKKNRKG is encoded by the coding sequence ATGAGCGGAACTGTTTTTTCCCTGCTTCCCCCGGTGGCTGCAATCGGGCTGGCTCTGCTGACGAAGGAGGTTTATCTCTCCCTTCTGATCGGAATTCTGGCAGGCTGCTTTCTGTTTTCAGGGGCAAATCCCATCCATGCAGTGGAAACCATGACTGGGATTATGGGAGGAAAGATAGGTGAAAATGTTAATATTCTTTTATTTCTCTCCTTTTTGGGAATAATTGTGGCGCTGATTACCCGATCCGGTGCCTCCAGGGCTTATGGGGAATGGGCGTCCGGTGCGATTAAGACAAGGAGAGGAGCGCTGCTTGCCTCCATGTTTCTGGGCGCCCTTATTTTTGTGGACGACTATTTTAACTGCCTGACGGTCGGCACGGTGATGCGCCCTGTGACGGACAAGCACAGGATCAGCCGGGCAAAGCTGGCCTACATTATCGACGCTACGGCAGCTCCGGTGTGCATCATTGCTCCCATTTCAAGCTGGGCGGCGGCTGTGGGTTCCTCTCTTCCGGCGGACAGCGGAGTGGACGGCTTTTCCCTGTTTCTGCACACCATCCCGTTTAACCTCTATGCGATTCTCACCATCATCTTCCTGCTGTTTGTAATTTTAAATGACTTTGATTTTGCAGCGATGAAGCGATATGAGGAGGAATTTCTGAAAACCGGCAGGGAAAAGACCGTGGAAGGGGAAACAATCGAAGCCGGAGGAAGAGGAAAGGTCGCAGACCTGGCTGTGCCGATTCTTGTGCTGATCGTTCTGTGTGTGGGAGCTATGCTCTACACAGGCGGAATTCTGGAAGGCAAGGGTGTTGTGGAGGCCTTTTCCGGGTGTGACTCGGCGCTGAGTCTGGTACTTGGCTCCTTTTTTACTCTGGTGTTTATCTTTGTCTTCTATCTGGCCAGGCGGGTGCTCTCCTTTAAAGATTTCTGCGGCACATTCGCTTCCGGCATCAGGGCTATGATACCGGCAGTCATGATCCTGTGCCTGGCCTGGACGCTGTCGGGAATCTGCGGCGAGGAGTATCTGAATATCGGAGGCTATGTGAGCAGTGTGGTTGGGGCAAGCCCTCTGGTGGGAGCGCTGCTGCCGGCTCTCCTCTTTCTGGTGGCTGCCGGCCTTTCCTTTTCCACGGGTACCTCCTGGGGGACCTTCGGGATTCTCATCCCCATTGCCTTCGCCGTGGTGGGGGCTGAGGATTTGAATGGACTCACCATCGCCACATCGGCAATTCTGGCGGGAGCGGTCTGCGGGGATCACATGTCTCCCATTTCAGATACCACGATTCTGGCTTCCGCCGGCGCCCAGTGCGATCATATCAACCATGTGTCCACACAGCTTCCTTATGTGCTGTGTACAGCTGGTTTTTGTGTCATCGGCTACCTGGCCGCCGGACTGACGCGAAACGGCTGGACGGGAACGGGGACAGCAGCAGCTCTGGTGTTTGTTTTTCTGTTCTGGATGAAAAAAAACAGGAAAGGGTGA
- a CDS encoding DUF6017 domain-containing protein: MRGKTGADREISVNTYTGGFTTMLNHHLRNRNLSLKAVGLLSKMLSLPPDWDYSIRGLAMLNTDGIDGIRTAMKELEDEGYVVRVQSRDERGRMSRNKYTVYALPQKEKPSPDLPSSEDPTTVKPPPDEPMTEKPTQINTNQVIPKKRNDSLSKYQSINPGGMDAMDERERYEEIIRENLEVDILSQDSRYDIDRVNEIIEVMLDAICSTSPTLRVNNADMPKEVVKSRLLKLNSSHIDYVFDAMRKSPSDIRNIRAYMLTALYNAPATIDNYYSALVNHDFYGQDRLAGSKKPKTYDYSLCEDTL, translated from the coding sequence ATGAGAGGTAAAACCGGCGCAGATCGTGAGATCAGCGTCAACACCTATACCGGTGGCTTCACCACCATGCTTAACCACCACCTGAGAAACAGGAATCTTTCTCTCAAGGCAGTAGGTCTTCTCTCAAAGATGCTCAGTCTTCCTCCCGATTGGGACTATTCCATCCGTGGACTTGCAATGCTGAATACAGACGGCATTGACGGTATCAGAACGGCTATGAAAGAGCTGGAAGACGAAGGATATGTTGTTCGTGTTCAATCCAGAGACGAGCGCGGGAGAATGTCCCGCAACAAATACACGGTTTACGCACTGCCGCAGAAGGAAAAGCCGTCACCGGATTTACCGTCATCGGAAGACCCGACAACGGTTAAGCCGCCACCGGATGAACCGATGACGGAAAAACCCACGCAAATAAATACTAATCAAGTAATCCCTAAAAAAAGAAATGACTCACTTAGTAAATATCAATCTATCAATCCTGGTGGGATGGATGCGATGGATGAAAGAGAGCGTTATGAAGAAATTATTCGTGAAAACTTGGAGGTAGATATTTTATCTCAGGACAGCCGGTATGACATTGACCGCGTGAATGAAATTATCGAAGTCATGCTGGATGCCATCTGTTCTACAAGTCCAACGCTCCGTGTCAACAATGCAGATATGCCGAAGGAGGTAGTCAAATCTCGTCTCTTGAAGCTGAACAGCAGCCATATTGATTATGTCTTCGACGCAATGCGGAAAAGTCCATCGGATATTCGGAACATCAGAGCCTATATGCTGACGGCACTCTATAACGCACCGGCTACGATAGACAATTACTATTCCGCCCTCGTCAACCATGATTTCTACGGGCAGGACAGATTGGCAGGGTCAAAGAAGCCGAAGACCTACGATTATAGCCTTTGTGAAGACACTCTTTAA
- a CDS encoding PcfB family protein → MQDEVNTKVVAIMIKGGKISAEVLKKALDKFVQEIEKAQKQMQQPKTYRGKQSIKHLMSQNAAISNIEVTDGNIKSFERTASKYGLDFALKKDVSVEPPSYLVFFKGRDVDVMTAAFKEFSAKTVKQKEQPSIRHKLDQEKAQSKAQHKEKVKVKTKDRGVEL, encoded by the coding sequence ATGCAGGATGAAGTCAACACCAAAGTTGTTGCAATCATGATCAAGGGCGGCAAAATCTCAGCCGAGGTGCTGAAAAAGGCGCTGGACAAGTTCGTGCAGGAGATTGAGAAGGCACAGAAGCAGATGCAGCAGCCCAAAACCTATCGCGGCAAGCAGTCCATCAAGCATCTGATGAGCCAGAACGCCGCCATCTCCAACATCGAAGTGACGGATGGCAATATCAAGTCCTTTGAGCGGACTGCCAGCAAATACGGTCTGGACTTTGCGCTCAAGAAGGACGTTTCCGTTGAGCCGCCCAGCTATCTTGTCTTCTTCAAGGGGCGGGACGTTGATGTGATGACCGCCGCGTTCAAGGAGTTTTCCGCTAAGACGGTCAAGCAGAAGGAACAGCCGTCCATCCGGCACAAGCTGGATCAGGAGAAAGCCCAGAGCAAGGCGCAGCACAAGGAGAAGGTCAAGGTTAAAACCAAGGATCGGGGTGTGGAGCTGTGA